Below is a window of Candidatus Rickettsiella isopodorum DNA.
TCGTACTTGAATTTTTGTCTACGTTGCTACTCAACTCGCAGTCCTCATGGTTATTGTATACAGCAAATAGCTGCCGTCGAGGCACTTACCAAAAATCACATTGCCGTGGGTAATAAACTGATAAGTAAGGTCTCAACCCTTAGTATTTTAAGCGCGTCGGAGTTAAAAATATCAAAAGCTCACTACGCCTGTTATTTAACCTAGTTAAACGAAATAAGCGCCCTATCATGGGTAAAGTACCTAAAAAAGGAACCCGTTGTTCTATTTTACTCTGAGAATACTCATAGATTCCACCTAATACAATCGTTTCACCATTTTTGACAATAACTTGTGTTTTAATTCCTCGTGCTTTTATTGTCGGAGCAGCAACCGTCATAATACTACTGGGTTGATCTTGACTGACCTTTAAGTCCAATATCATACACTCATCGGGCATAATTCTAGGCGTTACTTTCAAGGATAGTACGGCTTTTTTAAATATAACATTAGTCCCACCACTCGAGGCTTTTTCTTGATAAGGTATTTCAGCTCCGGCTTCTATAAAGGCGGTTTGCTGATCAGCAGTTATTAAATGCGGCGTAGAAATAACTTCAGCTGCCCCTTCACTTTCTAACGCAGCTAATTCGAGATCTAAGAAAGTATTTTGGCCTAAGTGCATTAAACGCAAGCCTAAGAATGCTGCACCATTAATAGAATGACTACCTGTGATAGGTAAATCCATAGTTAAGTATTGTAGTAAGCCATTATTATGACTGCTTACTTTACTTCTAAGCTGGGATTTTAAAAGTTTATTAACTGTATGCGTTTGTGTTGAACCAAACTGTGCTCCTAATTCTTTTTCTTTATTTTGGTCAATGCTTACAATTCGTGCTTCTATCAAAATTTGGCCGATAGGTTTATCTAACTCTTTAATAGATGCGACAATTTCCTTGAGTTGTTCAGCAGAATCTTTAATCCATAAGCTATTAGTCGGATTATCTATACTTACACTACCGTGCGTTGATAAAAGAGTATTGGTTTTATCTTTTAATAATTTACTAATATCGGATGCTTTTCTGTAATGAATTTGAACGATCTTAAAAAATAATGGGGATAAATCTTTTTTTTTCTTTTGTATGTCTGAATTAATTCTATCTTGTTTTAGTAATTGTTCAGACGTGGTAATAAACCAGCCATTAGCAATCGATCGCTTTGAAAGACCTTGTGTTTGCAAAATAGTATCTAATGCTTGATCCCAATTAATATGATGCAAATAAATACTAAATTTTCCTTTGATTTTATCATCAATAACTAAATTCTTATTATGCAATTCAGACAAATACTGTAAAGCTGAACGAATTTTTATATTATGAAAAGTTAAAGAAATAGTATTATCTTCTTGTTTATTTGAAATATTTTCATTAGCAAATAATTTACAATTAAAAGCTAACATTAAAACATAGATTAATACCATCTTCTTACGCAGAATTTTTAGCATAGAGAAACTTTCTGTCGTCCATAATCAACTTTATTATTTTATTTAGACTATTATCTTGAATTAAAATTTCATGAGCGTAAGCTCCTATGACAATTCCTCGTTCCAAACCTAAATAATCACCTAACTTAAGCTTGCAAACTTGTTTATTTGGCAATACAACCAAACCCCAATTCCGATCTTTAT
It encodes the following:
- a CDS encoding type IV pilus secretin PilQ, whose translation is MLKILRKKMVLIYVLMLAFNCKLFANENISNKQEDNTISLTFHNIKIRSALQYLSELHNKNLVIDDKIKGKFSIYLHHINWDQALDTILQTQGLSKRSIANGWFITTSEQLLKQDRINSDIQKKKKDLSPLFFKIVQIHYRKASDISKLLKDKTNTLLSTHGSVSIDNPTNSLWIKDSAEQLKEIVASIKELDKPIGQILIEARIVSIDQNKEKELGAQFGSTQTHTVNKLLKSQLRSKVSSHNNGLLQYLTMDLPITGSHSINGAAFLGLRLMHLGQNTFLDLELAALESEGAAEVISTPHLITADQQTAFIEAGAEIPYQEKASSGGTNVIFKKAVLSLKVTPRIMPDECMILDLKVSQDQPSSIMTVAAPTIKARGIKTQVIVKNGETIVLGGIYEYSQSKIEQRVPFLGTLPMIGRLFRLTRLNNRRSELLIFLTPTRLKY